From Flavobacterium alkalisoli, the proteins below share one genomic window:
- a CDS encoding LptF/LptG family permease, whose amino-acid sequence MKILDRYILKSFVTTFATVFIILFFIFILQGIWLFIAELAGKDLDVWLVTKFLLFYSPKMIPLVLPLSILLAGIMTFGSFAENYEFAAMKSSGISLGRAMRGLTIFIFGLSIVAFIFANNVIPKAEYKFVNLRKNIIQRQPAMAIVEGQFNSIGDNFNIKVSKKSGEKGEKLTDVTIHKRGKGEAQATIIRAKNGLLKSNESSNLLQLELFDGYYYEELKSKNSREQQKAPFAKSTFSKQIMNIDLSMLNNNDMDEEKISQTNGMLNISELNYTLDSLENNYTKEERSITDNVVKRTSNALSRKTSYTERDFSHIEKLPDSVKTDKNDLLSLMVDSKKQRILDIAINNTSSSANIIKQSINAQNERMKNINNHWLALYEKFVIAYACLLMFFIGAPLGAIIRKGGIGLPIVFAVIIFIVFHFINTFGKKLAQENGIPPFLGSWMSSIVLTPLAILLTYRATNDIGMINMDAIMLPLQKAVMKLFKIKSNEE is encoded by the coding sequence GTGAAAATCTTAGACCGCTATATCCTCAAATCGTTTGTCACGACATTTGCTACAGTATTTATTATCCTGTTCTTTATATTTATTTTACAGGGAATATGGCTGTTTATTGCCGAACTTGCAGGGAAAGACCTTGATGTTTGGCTAGTTACAAAATTCCTTTTGTTTTATTCTCCTAAAATGATTCCGCTGGTATTACCACTATCAATACTATTAGCCGGAATTATGACTTTTGGAAGTTTTGCCGAAAACTATGAGTTTGCTGCCATGAAATCTTCCGGTATTTCTCTTGGGCGAGCCATGAGGGGGCTTACCATATTCATTTTCGGATTAAGTATTGTTGCATTCATATTTGCAAATAATGTTATCCCAAAGGCTGAATATAAGTTTGTTAACCTTAGAAAAAACATAATACAACGACAACCGGCTATGGCTATCGTTGAAGGACAATTCAATTCCATTGGCGATAACTTTAATATAAAAGTTAGCAAAAAGTCTGGCGAAAAAGGGGAAAAACTTACCGATGTAACTATTCATAAAAGAGGAAAAGGAGAAGCTCAGGCAACTATAATAAGAGCTAAGAATGGTTTACTTAAAAGTAACGAATCCTCTAATCTTTTACAGCTTGAACTTTTTGATGGTTACTATTATGAGGAACTTAAATCTAAGAACTCAAGAGAACAACAAAAAGCTCCGTTTGCTAAAAGTACCTTCTCTAAACAGATTATGAATATTGACCTTTCCATGTTGAATAATAATGATATGGATGAGGAAAAGATTTCACAAACAAACGGAATGCTTAACATCAGTGAGCTTAATTATACTCTGGATTCACTGGAAAACAATTATACCAAAGAAGAGCGTTCTATAACCGACAATGTGGTAAAACGCACTTCTAATGCACTTTCCAGAAAAACGAGCTATACAGAAAGGGACTTTAGCCATATTGAAAAACTTCCTGATTCTGTAAAAACAGATAAAAACGACCTTTTAAGTCTTATGGTCGATTCCAAAAAACAAAGAATACTGGATATAGCCATTAATAACACTAGTAGTAGTGCAAATATCATTAAACAGAGTATTAATGCTCAAAATGAAAGAATGAAGAACATTAATAACCACTGGCTGGCATTATACGAAAAGTTTGTAATTGCTTATGCCTGTCTTTTAATGTTTTTTATAGGTGCACCTCTTGGAGCTATTATCCGTAAAGGAGGTATTGGATTACCAATAGTATTTGCCGTAATCATATTTATCGTATTCCACTTTATAAATACTTTTGGTAAGAAACTGGCGCAGGAAAACGGCATCCCTCCTTTTTTAGGATCATGGATGTCATCAATTGTATTAACACCTCTGGCAATATTACTAACATACAGAGCCACTAATGATATAGGCATGATTAATATGGATGCAATTATGCTTCCGTTGCAAAAAGCCGTAATGAAATTATTTAAGATTAAATCAAACGAAGAATAA
- a CDS encoding phage integrase SAM-like domain-containing protein, with product MLKVIFYIKAEKYLNGENPIFSKISYNNKSITLSTGKSISKERWQSTNKLRNVLKIEKEKVLKQSLDLYQLRIEKKFLELYKTDLNVSLIDLKKQIKGKPKLNIKSAGILEIFDKYNLSFKKRVAIGERAPASLQKYNRSKDLVKEFIKNKYNLNDYPVNEINGAFIYNLESFLKYDSKYKYKKCIKNNSVVKYFKNFKTVCNYGIKLELIKTLLTYMMEKSPLKMLYI from the coding sequence ATGTTAAAAGTAATTTTTTACATCAAAGCAGAGAAGTATCTAAATGGAGAAAACCCTATTTTTTCCAAAATCTCCTACAACAACAAATCAATTACATTAAGCACAGGAAAATCCATCTCTAAAGAACGATGGCAATCTACCAATAAACTTAGAAACGTATTAAAAATTGAAAAAGAAAAAGTGCTAAAGCAATCATTAGACTTGTATCAATTAAGGATTGAGAAAAAATTTCTAGAATTATACAAAACAGATTTAAATGTATCATTAATTGACTTAAAGAAACAAATTAAAGGTAAGCCTAAATTAAACATCAAGTCAGCGGGCATTCTTGAAATATTTGATAAATATAATTTAAGTTTCAAAAAGAGGGTGGCAATCGGTGAGCGGGCCCCGGCATCATTACAAAAATATAATCGATCAAAAGACCTTGTTAAAGAATTCATTAAAAATAAATATAATTTAAACGACTATCCAGTAAATGAAATAAATGGTGCTTTTATATATAATTTAGAGTCTTTCTTAAAATATGATAGTAAATACAAGTACAAAAAGTGTATTAAAAATAACTCAGTAGTTAAATATTTTAAAAACTTTAAAACTGTATGCAACTATGGTATTAAACTAGAATTAATAAAAACCCTTTTGACATATATGATGGAAAAATCACCGTTAAAGATGCTATATATTTAA
- the ribB gene encoding 3,4-dihydroxy-2-butanone-4-phosphate synthase yields the protein MSAEHIKLNTIEEAIEDIRNGKVIIVVDDEDRENEGDFLAAADKVTPEMINFMATHGKGLICTPLTEKRCKELELNVMVTNNTDSMQTAFTVSIDLKGNGVTTGISAHDRAKTVEALVDPTTKPSDLGRPGHIFPLIAKEGGVLRRTGHTEAAIDFARLAGFRPAGVICEIMNDDGSMARLPQLYEVAKKFDLKLVSIEDLVAYRMQHDSLIQKKEDFEVETRFGTFRIRAYLQTTNKQVHVALTKGSWNIGEPVLTRINSTQVNNDILGTLTNDADRKLDNMFQRINKEGKGAILFINQEIQPSELLTRIKELKELQSKGINKAPQIKMDVKDFGIGAQILHDIDISKIRLLTNSTQTKRVGMIGYGLEITEYVEY from the coding sequence ATGTCTGCTGAGCATATAAAACTAAATACTATAGAAGAAGCTATAGAAGATATTCGCAACGGTAAAGTTATTATTGTTGTTGATGATGAAGATCGTGAAAATGAAGGAGATTTTCTTGCCGCTGCCGATAAGGTTACACCAGAAATGATAAACTTTATGGCAACACACGGAAAAGGACTTATATGTACTCCCCTAACCGAAAAGCGCTGTAAAGAACTTGAGCTGAATGTTATGGTTACTAACAACACCGATAGTATGCAGACTGCCTTTACAGTTTCTATAGACCTTAAAGGTAATGGTGTTACTACTGGTATTTCTGCTCACGACAGGGCTAAAACCGTAGAAGCTTTGGTAGACCCTACAACAAAACCAAGCGATTTAGGGAGGCCTGGGCACATTTTCCCTCTTATAGCTAAAGAAGGTGGTGTATTAAGGAGAACAGGCCATACAGAAGCCGCTATTGACTTTGCAAGGCTTGCCGGTTTTAGACCTGCAGGTGTAATTTGTGAAATAATGAACGATGATGGCTCAATGGCCAGGTTACCGCAGTTATATGAAGTAGCTAAAAAATTTGACCTTAAACTGGTATCTATAGAAGACCTTGTTGCATATAGAATGCAGCATGACAGCCTTATCCAGAAAAAAGAAGATTTTGAAGTAGAAACCAGATTTGGCACTTTCCGTATAAGGGCTTATCTGCAAACTACAAATAAACAAGTGCATGTTGCCCTTACAAAAGGCAGCTGGAACATAGGTGAACCTGTTTTAACCCGTATTAACTCTACACAGGTTAATAACGACATTTTAGGCACGCTAACAAACGACGCCGACAGAAAGCTTGATAATATGTTTCAACGTATAAATAAGGAAGGTAAAGGCGCGATACTATTCATAAATCAGGAAATTCAACCATCTGAACTTTTAACCCGTATAAAAGAGTTAAAGGAATTACAGTCAAAAGGCATCAATAAAGCTCCACAAATTAAAATGGATGTGAAGGATTTTGGTATCGGAGCACAGATTTTACATGACATTGATATCTCAAAAATACGCCTTCTTACGAACTCTACACAAACAAAACGTGTAGGTATGATAGGCTACGGACTGGAAATTACCGAGTATGTGGAATATTAA